One genomic segment of Bacteroidales bacterium includes these proteins:
- a CDS encoding SAM-dependent methyltransferase, whose product MSIESKNIFFEKLKLVVDNRELVKLILNKKRNKTSDLKKVSIKPTIIRDDIKLSFNYTHNTNDVTKNFDIEEGISKVQDLLETNFFNADLYTIKETIQLFINKKNNSKIKTTEPAFTTVPNLHHDKIKKKRITLENNLYLQELGITTSDFKIKKDMHDKYRQINKYLEIIESLLPVFKDKKDLKIVDMGSGKGYLTFALYDFLKNSLNLSPQITGIEFREDLIEKSNKLALKTGFSNLKFKQGSIEQSETGQIDMLIALHACDTATDEAIYKGISSDTSLIIVAPCCHKQIRKQFNVQNEMASIVKHGILKERQAELITDGIRALIMEAFGYKTKVFEFISTEHTPKNLMIVGSKHKGKVKKDEVFEKINTIKKLFGIEYHYLEKLLKI is encoded by the coding sequence ATGAGTATAGAATCTAAAAACATATTTTTCGAGAAATTAAAACTTGTTGTTGATAACCGAGAGCTTGTCAAACTTATTCTAAATAAAAAGCGGAATAAAACTTCTGATTTAAAGAAAGTTTCGATTAAGCCGACAATAATCAGAGATGATATTAAATTGTCTTTCAATTATACGCACAATACAAATGATGTAACTAAAAATTTTGATATTGAAGAAGGAATTTCAAAAGTTCAAGATTTATTAGAAACCAATTTTTTTAATGCCGATTTATATACAATTAAAGAAACAATTCAACTTTTTATAAACAAAAAAAACAACTCAAAAATAAAAACAACAGAACCTGCTTTTACGACTGTCCCGAATTTGCATCACGATAAAATAAAGAAAAAACGAATTACATTGGAAAACAATTTATATCTGCAAGAACTCGGTATTACAACAAGTGATTTCAAAATAAAAAAAGATATGCACGATAAATATCGGCAAATTAACAAATACCTCGAAATCATTGAAAGTTTGCTGCCTGTATTTAAAGATAAAAAAGATTTGAAAATTGTAGATATGGGTTCCGGAAAAGGATATTTAACCTTTGCATTATACGATTTTCTGAAAAATAGTTTAAATTTATCTCCGCAAATTACAGGAATTGAATTCAGAGAAGATCTGATTGAAAAATCTAATAAACTTGCTCTTAAAACAGGATTTAGCAATCTTAAATTCAAACAGGGAAGTATAGAACAATCCGAAACAGGGCAGATTGACATGTTAATTGCACTTCATGCTTGCGACACAGCAACTGACGAAGCAATTTATAAAGGAATAAGTTCAGATACATCTTTGATTATTGTTGCACCTTGCTGTCATAAACAGATAAGAAAACAATTTAATGTTCAAAATGAAATGGCATCAATCGTAAAGCACGGAATATTAAAAGAACGACAAGCAGAACTGATTACTGACGGAATAAGGGCATTAATTATGGAAGCATTCGGATACAAAACAAAAGTTTTTGAATTTATTTCAACAGAACATACACCGAAAAACTTGATGATTGTCGGTTCAAAACATAAAGGAAAAGTAAAAAAGGATGAAGTATTCGAAAAAATTAATACAATTAAAAAACTGTTCGGGATAGAATATCATTATCTTGAAAAATTGTTAAAAATATAA